One region of Oncorhynchus mykiss isolate Arlee chromosome 8, USDA_OmykA_1.1, whole genome shotgun sequence genomic DNA includes:
- the rpap2 gene encoding putative RNA polymerase II subunit B1 CTD phosphatase rpap2 isoform X4: MLHNATKDLQAYFHDGKSVKEAQAAAEEARRREAVRETLREKLDLEKRALQVVERLLEDSVADDFLVDCARLITTANYKDTVEERSIVKLCGYPVCSNKLGKVSTQQFKISTKTNKVYDITERKSFCSNFCYKASKSFELQISKSPLWLRQHESPPDVKLMKKGDGGSTGEEVRLAERRLREVDVENPLPLDSVSPEDPRRSPTAGHSDDSDAEHDFVSSVVSQRRGPRVHWGDLPKRTAEGEGREPGEGEDRERRSGGKDTTVPKQIQTNEAEDKEENTEESQKAQRKPSNGTDGRQQHTTDTNHQSEQQSFLGERGSPEGQSMEEAAELLSQVTIQDRDPATATSSALTAYSVQNQEPAPNPSPQGDPAQPTQPGINITQVGMSRRGAQGLRGLLKGHEAGTKPVSVRLNLLEGLRRTFTEWMTEETMKFLYGPDHFSKTLIETKKEEEEELDEDDLEDIVKDGGEGRETDSQGGPGRPLAPAPDYDTLRRETEEMGLRVREFYEGTKEVQRVSGKQHARGGDSENQGGALPLVDSHAQHLIQKRITVEKLTKGLRDIVGPLRLTMTDVSSDLNRLVRTFRFTNTNIIHKGPEWTLIAVVLLHLLSEVSPVVREALERPASVDYLSTLMQELPLLDRDLQSLVQLLRTAELCPHEHTEKRQTNH; encoded by the exons ATGCTTCATAATGCTACAAAGGATCTACAGGCTTATTTCCATG ATGGGAAGAGTGTCAAAGAAGCACAGGCCGCTGCAGAGGAAGCAAGAAG GAGAGAGGCAGTGAGGGAGACCCTGAGAGAGAAGCTGGATCTGGAGAAGAGGGCTCTGCAGGTGGTGGAGCGTCTCTTGGAGGACAGCGTAGCAGACGACTTCCTGGTTGACTGT GCAAGGTTGATCACTACTGCCAATTACAAAGACACAGTTGAGGAGAGGTCCATTGTGAAGCTGTGCGGTTATCCTGTCTGTTCAAACAAACTGGGCAAG gtCTCCACTCAACAGTTCAAAATTTCCACCAAAACCAATAAAGTCTATGACATCACGGAACGCAAG AGCTTCTGCAGTAACTTCTGCTACAAAGCCTCCAAGTCCTTTGAGCTGCAGATATCAAAGAGCCCTCTGTGGCTGAGGCAGCACGAGAG CCCCCCAGATGTGAAATTAATGAAGAAAGGAGATGG CGGTAGCACCGGAGAGGAGGTGAGGCTGGCTGAGAGGCGTCTCAGAGAGGTCGATGTGGAGAACCCCCTTCCCTTGGACTCCGTGTCCCCAGAGGACCCCAGGCGCTCCCCTACAGCCGGCCACAGCGACGACAGCGACGCAGAACACGACTTTGTCTCAAGCGTGGTCTCCCAGCGACGGGGACCCAGGGTGCACTGGGGCGATCTGCCCAAGCGCACCGCCGAAGGGGAGGGTAGGGAacctggagagggggaggacagggagagaaggtCGGGAGGGAAGGACACAACGGTGCCCAAGCAAATACAAACAAACGAGGCGGAAGACAAGGAGGAGAATACAGAAGAATCACAGAAAGCACAAAGGAAGCCAAGCAATGGGACAGATGGACGCCAACAGCACACCACAGATACGAACCACCAGAGTGAGCAGCAATCTttcctgggagagagagggtcgcCAGAGGGCCAGTCTATGGAGGAAGCTGCAGAGCTATTGAGCCAAGTTACAATACAGGATCGAGACCCAGCCACAGCTACGTCTTCTGCACTAACAGCCTACAGTGTACAGAATCAAGAACCAGCTCCAAACCCCAGTCCACAGGGGGACCCAGCACAGCCCACCCAGCCTGGCATCAACATCACACAGGTGGGCATGAGCAGAAGGGGAGCCCAGGGGCTCCGGGGGCTCCTCAAGGGCCACGAAGCCGGGACTAAACCTGTCTCGGTCCGGCTGAACCTTCTAGAAGGCCTAAGGAGGACCTTCACTGAATGGATGACTGAGGAGACTATGAAGTTCCTATATGGCCCAGACCACTTTAGTAAAACACTGATAGAAAcaaagaaggaggaggaagaagagctAGATGAAGATGACTTGGAGGACATTGTGAAGGATGGTGGGGAGGGACGTGAGACTGACTCCCAAGGGGGTCCAGGAAGGCCCTTGGCCCCGGCCCCAGACTACGACACCCTAcgcagggagacagaggagatggGGCTGAGGGTGAGGGAGTTCTACGAAGGGACGAAGGAAGTCCAGCGGGTGTCAGGGAAACAACATGCCAGAGGCGGCGACTCAGAG aaCCAGGGTGGGGCACTCCCGTTGGTTGACTCCCATGCCCAGCACCTCATCCAGAAACGGATTACAGTGGAGAAGCTCactaaagg CCTGAGAGACATCGTGGGTCCTCTGCGTCTCACCATGACTGACGTCTCCAGTGACCTCAACAGGCTGGTCAGAACCTTCAG GTTTACAAACACCAACATCATCCACAAAGGCCCAGAGTGGACCCTGATTGCAGTGGTGCTCCTCCATTT
- the rpap2 gene encoding putative RNA polymerase II subunit B1 CTD phosphatase rpap2 isoform X3, which translates to MLHNATKDLQAYFHDGKSVKEAQAAAEEARRYLTREAVRETLREKLDLEKRALQVVERLLEDSVADDFLVDCARLITTANYKDTVEERSIVKLCGYPVCSNKLGKVSTQQFKISTKTNKVYDITERKSFCSNFCYKASKSFELQISKSPLWLRQHESPPDVKLMKKGDGGSTGEEVRLAERRLREVDVENPLPLDSVSPEDPRRSPTAGHSDDSDAEHDFVSSVVSQRRGPRVHWGDLPKRTAEGEGREPGEGEDRERRSGGKDTTVPKQIQTNEAEDKEENTEESQKAQRKPSNGTDGRQQHTTDTNHQSEQQSFLGERGSPEGQSMEEAAELLSQVTIQDRDPATATSSALTAYSVQNQEPAPNPSPQGDPAQPTQPGINITQVGMSRRGAQGLRGLLKGHEAGTKPVSVRLNLLEGLRRTFTEWMTEETMKFLYGPDHFSKTLIETKKEEEEELDEDDLEDIVKDGGEGRETDSQGGPGRPLAPAPDYDTLRRETEEMGLRVREFYEGTKEVQRVSGKQHARGGDSENQGGALPLVDSHAQHLIQKRITVEKLTKGLRDIVGPLRLTMTDVSSDLNRLVRTFRFTNTNIIHKGPEWTLIAVVLLHLLSEVSPVVREALERPASVDYLSTLMQELPLLDRDLQSLVQLLRTAELCPHEHTEKRQTNH; encoded by the exons ATGCTTCATAATGCTACAAAGGATCTACAGGCTTATTTCCATG ATGGGAAGAGTGTCAAAGAAGCACAGGCCGCTGCAGAGGAAGCAAGAAGGTATTTAAC GAGAGAGGCAGTGAGGGAGACCCTGAGAGAGAAGCTGGATCTGGAGAAGAGGGCTCTGCAGGTGGTGGAGCGTCTCTTGGAGGACAGCGTAGCAGACGACTTCCTGGTTGACTGT GCAAGGTTGATCACTACTGCCAATTACAAAGACACAGTTGAGGAGAGGTCCATTGTGAAGCTGTGCGGTTATCCTGTCTGTTCAAACAAACTGGGCAAG gtCTCCACTCAACAGTTCAAAATTTCCACCAAAACCAATAAAGTCTATGACATCACGGAACGCAAG AGCTTCTGCAGTAACTTCTGCTACAAAGCCTCCAAGTCCTTTGAGCTGCAGATATCAAAGAGCCCTCTGTGGCTGAGGCAGCACGAGAG CCCCCCAGATGTGAAATTAATGAAGAAAGGAGATGG CGGTAGCACCGGAGAGGAGGTGAGGCTGGCTGAGAGGCGTCTCAGAGAGGTCGATGTGGAGAACCCCCTTCCCTTGGACTCCGTGTCCCCAGAGGACCCCAGGCGCTCCCCTACAGCCGGCCACAGCGACGACAGCGACGCAGAACACGACTTTGTCTCAAGCGTGGTCTCCCAGCGACGGGGACCCAGGGTGCACTGGGGCGATCTGCCCAAGCGCACCGCCGAAGGGGAGGGTAGGGAacctggagagggggaggacagggagagaaggtCGGGAGGGAAGGACACAACGGTGCCCAAGCAAATACAAACAAACGAGGCGGAAGACAAGGAGGAGAATACAGAAGAATCACAGAAAGCACAAAGGAAGCCAAGCAATGGGACAGATGGACGCCAACAGCACACCACAGATACGAACCACCAGAGTGAGCAGCAATCTttcctgggagagagagggtcgcCAGAGGGCCAGTCTATGGAGGAAGCTGCAGAGCTATTGAGCCAAGTTACAATACAGGATCGAGACCCAGCCACAGCTACGTCTTCTGCACTAACAGCCTACAGTGTACAGAATCAAGAACCAGCTCCAAACCCCAGTCCACAGGGGGACCCAGCACAGCCCACCCAGCCTGGCATCAACATCACACAGGTGGGCATGAGCAGAAGGGGAGCCCAGGGGCTCCGGGGGCTCCTCAAGGGCCACGAAGCCGGGACTAAACCTGTCTCGGTCCGGCTGAACCTTCTAGAAGGCCTAAGGAGGACCTTCACTGAATGGATGACTGAGGAGACTATGAAGTTCCTATATGGCCCAGACCACTTTAGTAAAACACTGATAGAAAcaaagaaggaggaggaagaagagctAGATGAAGATGACTTGGAGGACATTGTGAAGGATGGTGGGGAGGGACGTGAGACTGACTCCCAAGGGGGTCCAGGAAGGCCCTTGGCCCCGGCCCCAGACTACGACACCCTAcgcagggagacagaggagatggGGCTGAGGGTGAGGGAGTTCTACGAAGGGACGAAGGAAGTCCAGCGGGTGTCAGGGAAACAACATGCCAGAGGCGGCGACTCAGAG aaCCAGGGTGGGGCACTCCCGTTGGTTGACTCCCATGCCCAGCACCTCATCCAGAAACGGATTACAGTGGAGAAGCTCactaaagg CCTGAGAGACATCGTGGGTCCTCTGCGTCTCACCATGACTGACGTCTCCAGTGACCTCAACAGGCTGGTCAGAACCTTCAG GTTTACAAACACCAACATCATCCACAAAGGCCCAGAGTGGACCCTGATTGCAGTGGTGCTCCTCCATTT
- the rpap2 gene encoding putative RNA polymerase II subunit B1 CTD phosphatase rpap2 isoform X2 yields MENEPRKRVARSSKPGKRDGKSVKEAQAAAEEARRREAVRETLREKLDLEKRALQVVERLLEDSVADDFLVDCARLITTANYKDTVEERSIVKLCGYPVCSNKLGKVSTQQFKISTKTNKVYDITERKSFCSNFCYKASKSFELQISKSPLWLRQHESPPDVKLMKKGDGGSTGEEVRLAERRLREVDVENPLPLDSVSPEDPRRSPTAGHSDDSDAEHDFVSSVVSQRRGPRVHWGDLPKRTAEGEGREPGEGEDRERRSGGKDTTVPKQIQTNEAEDKEENTEESQKAQRKPSNGTDGRQQHTTDTNHQSEQQSFLGERGSPEGQSMEEAAELLSQVTIQDRDPATATSSALTAYSVQNQEPAPNPSPQGDPAQPTQPGINITQVGMSRRGAQGLRGLLKGHEAGTKPVSVRLNLLEGLRRTFTEWMTEETMKFLYGPDHFSKTLIETKKEEEEELDEDDLEDIVKDGGEGRETDSQGGPGRPLAPAPDYDTLRRETEEMGLRVREFYEGTKEVQRVSGKQHARGGDSENQGGALPLVDSHAQHLIQKRITVEKLTKGLRDIVGPLRLTMTDVSSDLNRLVRTFRFTNTNIIHKGPEWTLIAVVLLHLLSEVSPVVREALERPASVDYLSTLMQELPLLDRDLQSLVQLLRTAELCPHEHTEKRQTNH; encoded by the exons ATGGAGAACGAGCCACGAAAAAGAGTCGCTCGCTCTTCAAAACCAGGCAAAAGGG ATGGGAAGAGTGTCAAAGAAGCACAGGCCGCTGCAGAGGAAGCAAGAAG GAGAGAGGCAGTGAGGGAGACCCTGAGAGAGAAGCTGGATCTGGAGAAGAGGGCTCTGCAGGTGGTGGAGCGTCTCTTGGAGGACAGCGTAGCAGACGACTTCCTGGTTGACTGT GCAAGGTTGATCACTACTGCCAATTACAAAGACACAGTTGAGGAGAGGTCCATTGTGAAGCTGTGCGGTTATCCTGTCTGTTCAAACAAACTGGGCAAG gtCTCCACTCAACAGTTCAAAATTTCCACCAAAACCAATAAAGTCTATGACATCACGGAACGCAAG AGCTTCTGCAGTAACTTCTGCTACAAAGCCTCCAAGTCCTTTGAGCTGCAGATATCAAAGAGCCCTCTGTGGCTGAGGCAGCACGAGAG CCCCCCAGATGTGAAATTAATGAAGAAAGGAGATGG CGGTAGCACCGGAGAGGAGGTGAGGCTGGCTGAGAGGCGTCTCAGAGAGGTCGATGTGGAGAACCCCCTTCCCTTGGACTCCGTGTCCCCAGAGGACCCCAGGCGCTCCCCTACAGCCGGCCACAGCGACGACAGCGACGCAGAACACGACTTTGTCTCAAGCGTGGTCTCCCAGCGACGGGGACCCAGGGTGCACTGGGGCGATCTGCCCAAGCGCACCGCCGAAGGGGAGGGTAGGGAacctggagagggggaggacagggagagaaggtCGGGAGGGAAGGACACAACGGTGCCCAAGCAAATACAAACAAACGAGGCGGAAGACAAGGAGGAGAATACAGAAGAATCACAGAAAGCACAAAGGAAGCCAAGCAATGGGACAGATGGACGCCAACAGCACACCACAGATACGAACCACCAGAGTGAGCAGCAATCTttcctgggagagagagggtcgcCAGAGGGCCAGTCTATGGAGGAAGCTGCAGAGCTATTGAGCCAAGTTACAATACAGGATCGAGACCCAGCCACAGCTACGTCTTCTGCACTAACAGCCTACAGTGTACAGAATCAAGAACCAGCTCCAAACCCCAGTCCACAGGGGGACCCAGCACAGCCCACCCAGCCTGGCATCAACATCACACAGGTGGGCATGAGCAGAAGGGGAGCCCAGGGGCTCCGGGGGCTCCTCAAGGGCCACGAAGCCGGGACTAAACCTGTCTCGGTCCGGCTGAACCTTCTAGAAGGCCTAAGGAGGACCTTCACTGAATGGATGACTGAGGAGACTATGAAGTTCCTATATGGCCCAGACCACTTTAGTAAAACACTGATAGAAAcaaagaaggaggaggaagaagagctAGATGAAGATGACTTGGAGGACATTGTGAAGGATGGTGGGGAGGGACGTGAGACTGACTCCCAAGGGGGTCCAGGAAGGCCCTTGGCCCCGGCCCCAGACTACGACACCCTAcgcagggagacagaggagatggGGCTGAGGGTGAGGGAGTTCTACGAAGGGACGAAGGAAGTCCAGCGGGTGTCAGGGAAACAACATGCCAGAGGCGGCGACTCAGAG aaCCAGGGTGGGGCACTCCCGTTGGTTGACTCCCATGCCCAGCACCTCATCCAGAAACGGATTACAGTGGAGAAGCTCactaaagg CCTGAGAGACATCGTGGGTCCTCTGCGTCTCACCATGACTGACGTCTCCAGTGACCTCAACAGGCTGGTCAGAACCTTCAG GTTTACAAACACCAACATCATCCACAAAGGCCCAGAGTGGACCCTGATTGCAGTGGTGCTCCTCCATTT
- the rpap2 gene encoding putative RNA polymerase II subunit B1 CTD phosphatase rpap2 isoform X1, which yields MENEPRKRVARSSKPGKRDGKSVKEAQAAAEEARRYLTREAVRETLREKLDLEKRALQVVERLLEDSVADDFLVDCARLITTANYKDTVEERSIVKLCGYPVCSNKLGKVSTQQFKISTKTNKVYDITERKSFCSNFCYKASKSFELQISKSPLWLRQHESPPDVKLMKKGDGGSTGEEVRLAERRLREVDVENPLPLDSVSPEDPRRSPTAGHSDDSDAEHDFVSSVVSQRRGPRVHWGDLPKRTAEGEGREPGEGEDRERRSGGKDTTVPKQIQTNEAEDKEENTEESQKAQRKPSNGTDGRQQHTTDTNHQSEQQSFLGERGSPEGQSMEEAAELLSQVTIQDRDPATATSSALTAYSVQNQEPAPNPSPQGDPAQPTQPGINITQVGMSRRGAQGLRGLLKGHEAGTKPVSVRLNLLEGLRRTFTEWMTEETMKFLYGPDHFSKTLIETKKEEEEELDEDDLEDIVKDGGEGRETDSQGGPGRPLAPAPDYDTLRRETEEMGLRVREFYEGTKEVQRVSGKQHARGGDSENQGGALPLVDSHAQHLIQKRITVEKLTKGLRDIVGPLRLTMTDVSSDLNRLVRTFRFTNTNIIHKGPEWTLIAVVLLHLLSEVSPVVREALERPASVDYLSTLMQELPLLDRDLQSLVQLLRTAELCPHEHTEKRQTNH from the exons ATGGAGAACGAGCCACGAAAAAGAGTCGCTCGCTCTTCAAAACCAGGCAAAAGGG ATGGGAAGAGTGTCAAAGAAGCACAGGCCGCTGCAGAGGAAGCAAGAAGGTATTTAAC GAGAGAGGCAGTGAGGGAGACCCTGAGAGAGAAGCTGGATCTGGAGAAGAGGGCTCTGCAGGTGGTGGAGCGTCTCTTGGAGGACAGCGTAGCAGACGACTTCCTGGTTGACTGT GCAAGGTTGATCACTACTGCCAATTACAAAGACACAGTTGAGGAGAGGTCCATTGTGAAGCTGTGCGGTTATCCTGTCTGTTCAAACAAACTGGGCAAG gtCTCCACTCAACAGTTCAAAATTTCCACCAAAACCAATAAAGTCTATGACATCACGGAACGCAAG AGCTTCTGCAGTAACTTCTGCTACAAAGCCTCCAAGTCCTTTGAGCTGCAGATATCAAAGAGCCCTCTGTGGCTGAGGCAGCACGAGAG CCCCCCAGATGTGAAATTAATGAAGAAAGGAGATGG CGGTAGCACCGGAGAGGAGGTGAGGCTGGCTGAGAGGCGTCTCAGAGAGGTCGATGTGGAGAACCCCCTTCCCTTGGACTCCGTGTCCCCAGAGGACCCCAGGCGCTCCCCTACAGCCGGCCACAGCGACGACAGCGACGCAGAACACGACTTTGTCTCAAGCGTGGTCTCCCAGCGACGGGGACCCAGGGTGCACTGGGGCGATCTGCCCAAGCGCACCGCCGAAGGGGAGGGTAGGGAacctggagagggggaggacagggagagaaggtCGGGAGGGAAGGACACAACGGTGCCCAAGCAAATACAAACAAACGAGGCGGAAGACAAGGAGGAGAATACAGAAGAATCACAGAAAGCACAAAGGAAGCCAAGCAATGGGACAGATGGACGCCAACAGCACACCACAGATACGAACCACCAGAGTGAGCAGCAATCTttcctgggagagagagggtcgcCAGAGGGCCAGTCTATGGAGGAAGCTGCAGAGCTATTGAGCCAAGTTACAATACAGGATCGAGACCCAGCCACAGCTACGTCTTCTGCACTAACAGCCTACAGTGTACAGAATCAAGAACCAGCTCCAAACCCCAGTCCACAGGGGGACCCAGCACAGCCCACCCAGCCTGGCATCAACATCACACAGGTGGGCATGAGCAGAAGGGGAGCCCAGGGGCTCCGGGGGCTCCTCAAGGGCCACGAAGCCGGGACTAAACCTGTCTCGGTCCGGCTGAACCTTCTAGAAGGCCTAAGGAGGACCTTCACTGAATGGATGACTGAGGAGACTATGAAGTTCCTATATGGCCCAGACCACTTTAGTAAAACACTGATAGAAAcaaagaaggaggaggaagaagagctAGATGAAGATGACTTGGAGGACATTGTGAAGGATGGTGGGGAGGGACGTGAGACTGACTCCCAAGGGGGTCCAGGAAGGCCCTTGGCCCCGGCCCCAGACTACGACACCCTAcgcagggagacagaggagatggGGCTGAGGGTGAGGGAGTTCTACGAAGGGACGAAGGAAGTCCAGCGGGTGTCAGGGAAACAACATGCCAGAGGCGGCGACTCAGAG aaCCAGGGTGGGGCACTCCCGTTGGTTGACTCCCATGCCCAGCACCTCATCCAGAAACGGATTACAGTGGAGAAGCTCactaaagg CCTGAGAGACATCGTGGGTCCTCTGCGTCTCACCATGACTGACGTCTCCAGTGACCTCAACAGGCTGGTCAGAACCTTCAG GTTTACAAACACCAACATCATCCACAAAGGCCCAGAGTGGACCCTGATTGCAGTGGTGCTCCTCCATTT